A single Lactuca sativa cultivar Salinas chromosome 8, Lsat_Salinas_v11, whole genome shotgun sequence DNA region contains:
- the LOC111899956 gene encoding protein FAR1-RELATED SEQUENCE 5-like, whose protein sequence is MKHRSHGKIHRSMACKSLMVELGQSGLRPCQIKKAVNAMKTSYDVDVTSKQCADVFSKQRKQYKGKEFYGLIKHFQDKALVDNNQYFAVDLFEDGSPRNVFWADGRSREAYTKFGDVVVFDVTYMTNTFKMPFAPFVGVNHHGQSILFGGALLENEKEETFRWLFEHFLNCMFRKYLVAMITDQDKTMGNAIKKVFPNTRHRFCACHIKKHELEHLRPLVARYSDFKEAYIQWVKSDTIEEFETNWEVIRVEEARAFIHFFDGFVNSKTMLNEFVLQYDKAVDPRRAAEEDEDFKTMNSSPILSSVHPIEAKAGHFYTRKMFEVFKKEWIEANCNLTHETLSKTTKEIKYRVG, encoded by the exons ATGAAACATCGTTCTCATGGGAAGATCCACCGTTCAATGGCTTGTAAGTCTCTTATGGTGGAACTAGGTCAATCGGGGTTGAGGCCTTGTCAAATTAAAAAGGCTGTAAATGCAATGAAAACTTCATATGATGTCGATGTTACCTCAAAGCAATGTGCCGATGTTTTTTCTAAGCAACGTAaacaatataaaggtaaagagTTTTATGGGCTGATCAAACATTTCCAAGATAAAGCATTAGTTGATAATAACCAGTATTTTGCCGTGGATTTGTTTGAAGATGGGTCTCCTAGAAATGTTTTTTGGGCTGATGGAAGATCACGAGAGGCATATACTAAATTTGGGGACGTCGTTGTGTTTGACGTCACATACATGACAAATACGTTTAAGATGCCATTTGCTCCGTTTGTTGGTGTGAATCATCATGGCCAATCTATATTGTTTGGTGGTGCATTGCTAGAAAATGAAAAAGAAGAAACTTTTCGATGGCTATTTGAGCATTTTTTAAATTGTATGTTTAGAAAGTATCTAGTGGCAATGATAACAGACCAGGATAAAACTATGGGTAATGCAATCAAGAAAGTTTTTCCAAACACTCGCCATCGTTTCTGTGCATGCCACATTAAGAAGCATGAATTGGAACATCTGCGACCACTTGTAGCCCGTTATAGTGATTTTAAAGAGGCTTATATACAATGGGTAAAGAGTGATACAATTGAAGAATTTGAAACCAATTGGGAAGTTATTCGCG TGGAAGAAGCGAGAGCATTCATTCATTTTTTTGATGGATTTGTTAATTCCAAGACCATGTTGAATGAATTTGTACTCCAATATGATAAAGCAGTTGACCCTCGAAGGGCTGCCGAAGAAGATGAAGACTTTAAGACCATGAACTCCAGTCCAATCCTTTCTTCTGTTCACCCGATAGAAGCAAAAGCAGGTCACTTTTATACGAGAAAAATGTTTGAGGTTTtcaaaaaagaatggatagaagcTAATTGTAACTTAACTcatgagactttaagtaaaaccacaaaagaaatcaaatataggGTTGGCTAG